One region of Streptococcus parasanguinis genomic DNA includes:
- the glyA gene encoding serine hydroxymethyltransferase, whose translation MIFDKEDYKAYDADLWNAIAKEEERQQNNIELIASENVVSKAVMAAQGSILTNKYAEGYPGRRYYGGTDVVDVVESLAIERAKEIFEAKFANVQPHSGSQANCAAYMALIEPGDTVMGMDLAAGGHLTHGASVSFSGQTYNFVSYSVDPETELLDFDAILKQAQEVKPKLIVAGASAYSHIIDFSKFREIADAVGAKLMVDMAHIAGLVAAGLHPSPVPYAHITTTTTHKTLRGPRGGLILTNDEELAKKINSAIFPGIQGGPLEHVIAAKAVAFKEALDPAFKEYAANVIKNSQAMADVFLQDPDFRVISGGTENHLFLVDVTKVVENGKVAQNLLDEVNITLNKNSIPYETLSPFKTSGIRIGAAAITARGFGEKESRTVAELMIKALKNADKQEVLDEVRSQVKALTDAFPLYED comes from the coding sequence ATGATTTTTGATAAAGAAGATTACAAAGCCTATGATGCAGACCTATGGAATGCGATCGCTAAAGAAGAAGAGCGTCAACAAAACAATATTGAGTTGATTGCTTCTGAAAATGTCGTCTCTAAGGCAGTGATGGCTGCTCAAGGGTCTATTCTGACCAATAAATATGCCGAAGGCTACCCTGGTCGTCGTTACTATGGCGGGACAGATGTGGTTGATGTGGTCGAAAGTCTCGCGATCGAACGGGCCAAAGAAATCTTTGAGGCTAAATTTGCCAACGTTCAACCGCATTCAGGAAGTCAGGCAAACTGTGCTGCCTATATGGCCTTGATTGAGCCTGGTGATACTGTTATGGGGATGGATTTAGCTGCCGGTGGGCATTTGACGCACGGAGCTTCTGTGAGCTTCTCTGGTCAAACCTATAACTTTGTGTCCTATAGTGTAGATCCTGAAACAGAGCTCTTGGATTTTGATGCCATCCTAAAACAAGCCCAAGAAGTGAAGCCAAAACTCATCGTTGCTGGTGCCTCAGCCTACTCTCATATTATTGATTTCTCAAAATTCCGTGAGATTGCGGATGCAGTAGGAGCTAAGCTCATGGTTGACATGGCCCATATTGCTGGTCTCGTGGCAGCGGGTCTTCATCCAAGCCCAGTTCCTTATGCCCATATCACGACTACGACCACTCACAAGACCCTTCGTGGACCTCGTGGAGGCCTAATCTTGACCAATGACGAGGAATTAGCTAAGAAAATTAACTCTGCTATTTTCCCTGGTATTCAAGGAGGACCATTGGAGCATGTCATTGCAGCCAAAGCTGTCGCTTTCAAAGAAGCGCTGGATCCTGCCTTTAAAGAGTATGCAGCTAATGTGATTAAGAATAGTCAGGCCATGGCTGATGTCTTCTTGCAAGATCCTGATTTCCGCGTCATTTCAGGCGGAACAGAGAACCACCTTTTCCTTGTCGACGTCACTAAAGTCGTTGAAAATGGGAAAGTGGCGCAAAACTTGTTGGATGAAGTCAATATCACCCTCAACAAGAACTCTATTCCTTATGAAACCTTGTCTCCATTTAAGACCAGCGGGATTCGGATTGGTGCAGCAGCCATCACAGCTCGTGGTTTTGGTGAAAAAGAAAGTCGCACCGTTGCTGAACTCATGATCAAAGCGCTGAAGAATGCGGACAAGCAAGAAGTATTAGACGAAGTGCGTAGTCAAGTCAAAGCCTTGACAGACGCCTTTCCACTTTACGAGGACTAA
- a CDS encoding nucleoid-associated protein — MDIYIKKAIIHQFSPDDTDLYLADKFLNITPKIEEYLRKKIERVYSDEARTGIFEEDNPFLEMISDDLLETSVAVANRWKEEFVVSENQKTNDLVFIQFSKEGVDHFAFLRIALRETLTHLGGEVDNPIKLTQNNLPGFGTGADEALVINLQSRKYHLIEKRIKYNGTFLNYFSENLLQAQPKISPKKSIKALEKTAQKIAESFNTDDFQFQSKVKSTIFNHIEEENKLSPEKLADDLFDDNLTARLSFIDQVKEAVPEPVTFEEIDASRQLKKFENQKLSLSNGIELIVPNNVYEDAESVEFILNENGTYSILIKNIEDIQSK; from the coding sequence ATGGATATTTACATAAAAAAAGCCATCATTCATCAATTTAGCCCAGACGATACCGATCTCTATCTGGCAGATAAATTTCTCAATATCACGCCTAAAATCGAGGAATACTTGCGTAAGAAGATTGAACGGGTCTATTCCGATGAAGCCAGGACCGGTATTTTCGAAGAGGACAATCCTTTTCTTGAGATGATATCAGATGATCTATTAGAAACTTCGGTCGCAGTAGCGAATCGCTGGAAGGAAGAATTTGTCGTCTCTGAGAATCAAAAGACCAACGATTTGGTGTTCATTCAATTCTCAAAAGAAGGGGTGGACCATTTTGCCTTTCTTCGGATCGCCTTACGGGAAACCTTGACGCATCTTGGTGGTGAAGTGGACAATCCGATTAAGTTGACGCAAAATAATCTACCTGGTTTTGGGACTGGTGCAGATGAAGCTTTGGTCATCAATCTTCAAAGCCGCAAATACCACTTGATTGAAAAACGGATCAAGTACAATGGGACGTTCTTGAACTATTTTTCTGAGAATCTGTTGCAGGCGCAACCCAAGATCTCTCCTAAAAAATCGATCAAGGCACTAGAAAAAACAGCCCAGAAGATTGCGGAAAGCTTTAACACAGATGATTTTCAATTTCAATCAAAGGTTAAATCTACTATTTTTAACCATATTGAGGAAGAAAATAAACTCTCTCCTGAGAAATTAGCGGATGATCTCTTCGACGACAATCTGACAGCTCGCCTTAGTTTTATTGACCAAGTAAAAGAAGCTGTGCCAGAGCCTGTCACCTTTGAAGAGATTGATGCCAGTCGCCAGTTGAAGAAGTTCGAAAATCAGAAATTGTCATTGTCAAATGGAATTGAACTGATCGTTCCGAATAATGTCTATGAAGATGCCGAATCTGTTGAATTTATTCTAAACGAGAACGGAACCTATTCTATTCTGATCAAAAATATTGAGGATATACAGAGTAAATAA
- a CDS encoding lysozyme family protein has product MIKRIVKIFLFILLIFGIYKGIQIHHDVKQVMQYRSLVREVLAEEDTTANENLILAMIYTETKGREDDVMQASESASGETNTISDNKASIRQGIQTLSDELKEAKKKGVDSWTAVQAYNFGKDYIDYVAKHGGTNSLELARAYSRDVVAPSLGNVTGETYLYLHPISLLNGMELYINGGNIYYSRLVETNMTIMKLFSWF; this is encoded by the coding sequence ATGATTAAACGTATAGTGAAGATCTTCTTATTCATCTTACTAATATTTGGAATCTACAAGGGAATTCAGATCCACCATGACGTCAAACAAGTCATGCAGTACCGCTCCCTGGTTAGAGAAGTCCTTGCTGAAGAGGACACCACGGCCAATGAAAACCTCATTCTTGCTATGATCTATACGGAGACCAAAGGCAGAGAAGACGATGTCATGCAGGCGAGTGAGAGTGCAAGTGGTGAGACCAATACTATTAGTGATAATAAGGCCAGTATTCGCCAAGGTATTCAGACTCTTTCAGATGAGTTAAAAGAAGCCAAGAAAAAAGGCGTTGATAGCTGGACTGCGGTTCAAGCCTATAATTTTGGAAAAGACTACATCGATTACGTCGCAAAACACGGTGGTACAAATTCCCTAGAGTTGGCCCGTGCTTATTCGCGGGATGTAGTAGCGCCAAGTCTTGGCAATGTAACCGGTGAAACTTATCTTTACCTCCACCCAATCTCTCTTTTAAACGGGATGGAACTCTACATTAATGGGGGCAATATTTATTATTCCCGTTTAGTAGAAACCAATATGACGATTATGAAGTTATTTTCATGGTTTTAA
- a CDS encoding DUF1002 domain-containing protein, with protein MKLKKIALFVTTTLALFTGVPRVSADSNVQKVIDETYVKPDYVLGYSLDQSQIEQTLSLLNYDSSKDKEEWKTMTPEVYSSIMNVANDDSLELYSSVKIQKLGKNKPLEVNIVTPQNITKVTADMYRNAAVTLGLEHAQITVASPIQVTGESALAGIYYSLEKNGAKVSQESKDLAQEELKTLSGINEENAGKKNFDADKLNVALTDIKTAVANAKQNNQDLSKDDIRKIVEETLKNYKLDTTVTGDQINLIVNFAVNLSKSSVISSKSFTKTLSDLKDSIVDKAGDTFNNINLNFDTDAILKDSGNFFTNAWNAIAGFFGAIWNAIVKFFSGLVG; from the coding sequence ATGAAATTAAAGAAGATTGCATTGTTTGTAACAACGACTTTGGCTTTGTTTACAGGTGTCCCTCGGGTTTCTGCAGATAGCAATGTGCAGAAAGTCATTGATGAAACCTATGTCAAGCCAGACTATGTTTTGGGCTATTCGCTGGACCAAAGTCAAATCGAACAAACCTTGAGTCTCTTGAACTACGATAGTTCGAAAGATAAAGAAGAGTGGAAGACCATGACACCAGAGGTTTATTCTTCGATTATGAACGTTGCCAACGATGATAGTTTGGAACTTTATTCCTCTGTTAAAATTCAAAAATTAGGCAAAAATAAGCCACTAGAAGTGAATATCGTGACACCTCAAAATATCACCAAGGTCACTGCAGATATGTATCGTAATGCAGCCGTTACACTTGGATTGGAGCATGCTCAAATTACAGTAGCTTCACCTATACAAGTGACTGGAGAAAGTGCTTTAGCTGGGATCTATTACTCGCTTGAGAAAAATGGTGCCAAAGTTTCTCAAGAAAGCAAAGATCTGGCCCAAGAAGAGTTAAAGACTCTATCCGGGATCAATGAAGAAAACGCTGGTAAGAAAAACTTCGATGCGGATAAGTTAAACGTAGCATTGACCGACATTAAAACAGCAGTAGCCAATGCTAAACAGAACAATCAGGATTTAAGCAAGGATGATATTCGAAAGATCGTCGAAGAAACCCTGAAAAATTATAAGCTGGATACAACTGTAACAGGTGATCAGATTAATTTGATCGTGAATTTCGCAGTCAACCTCTCAAAGAGTAGTGTTATCAGTAGCAAAAGCTTTACGAAGACCTTGTCGGATCTGAAAGATAGTATCGTGGATAAAGCAGGCGATACCTTTAACAATATCAATCTCAATTTTGATACAGATGCTATTCTAAAAGACAGTGGAAACTTCTTTACAAATGCGTGGAATGCCATTGCCGGCTTCTTCGGCGCCATCTGGAATGCCATTGTCAAATTCTTTAGTGGTTTAGTTGGCTAA
- a CDS encoding DUF805 domain-containing protein encodes MLKAYKKFWEGYADFTGYSTVSEYWWPHFIHLLITMPLFYALIQLQIDPNDVSAYQLIFSLRPLYSVFGLIIFLPSLTLSVRRLRDAGLHWLYLLVVLIPYVGWLFMLLFMILPTNRDNEVEPD; translated from the coding sequence ATGTTAAAAGCTTATAAAAAATTTTGGGAGGGCTATGCAGATTTTACCGGTTACTCAACGGTATCAGAATACTGGTGGCCACACTTCATCCATTTGCTTATTACAATGCCATTGTTTTATGCATTAATTCAACTTCAAATCGATCCTAATGATGTGTCTGCTTATCAATTGATTTTTTCGTTACGCCCACTTTATTCTGTATTTGGACTCATTATTTTCCTACCTTCATTAACTCTTTCAGTTCGGCGTCTAAGAGATGCAGGATTGCACTGGTTATATCTTCTTGTTGTCCTTATTCCATACGTAGGTTGGCTTTTCATGCTTCTTTTTATGATCCTACCAACGAATCGAGACAATGAAGTAGAACCTGATTAA
- the guaA gene encoding glutamine-hydrolyzing GMP synthase — translation MTNLSTDLHDVEKIIVLDYGSQYNQLISRRIREIGVFSELKSHKISADEVRAINPVGIVLSGGPNSVYEEGSFDIDPEIFELGIPILGICYGMQLLTHKLGGKVVPAGDAGNREYGQSELTLTESSALFAGTPDKQLVLMSHGDAVTEIPADFIRTGTSADCPFASIENPDKKIYGIQFHPEVRHSVHGYDILRNFALNICGAKGDWTMDNFIDMQIKKIRETVGDKRVLLGLSGGVDSSVVGVLLQKAIGDQLICIFVDHGLLRKGEADQVMDMLGGKFGLNIVKADAAKRFLDKLAGVSDPEKKRKIIGNEFVYVFDDEASKLKDVKFLAQGTLYTDVIESGTDTAQTIKSHHNVGGLPEDMQFELIEPLNTLYKDEVRALGTELGMPDHIVWRQPFPGPGLAIRVMGEITEEKLETVRESDAILREEIAKAGLDRDIWQYFTVNTGVRSVGVMGDGRTYDYTIAIRAITSIDGMTADFAKIPWEVLQKISVRIVNEVDHVNRIVYDITSKPPATVEWE, via the coding sequence ATGACAAACCTATCAACTGATTTGCATGATGTTGAAAAAATCATCGTGCTTGACTACGGTAGCCAATACAATCAGCTTATTTCACGTCGGATTCGTGAAATTGGTGTCTTCTCAGAGTTGAAGAGCCATAAGATTTCTGCTGATGAAGTTCGTGCAATCAATCCAGTCGGGATCGTTCTTTCAGGCGGACCAAACTCTGTATACGAGGAAGGTTCTTTTGATATCGATCCTGAGATTTTTGAACTCGGTATTCCAATCCTTGGAATCTGTTACGGGATGCAATTGTTGACCCATAAATTGGGTGGGAAGGTCGTTCCTGCAGGTGATGCTGGTAACCGCGAATATGGACAATCCGAACTGACTTTGACAGAATCTTCCGCTCTTTTTGCTGGCACACCAGACAAACAATTGGTCTTGATGAGCCACGGGGATGCTGTTACAGAAATTCCGGCTGACTTTATCCGCACTGGTACTTCTGCTGACTGTCCATTTGCATCCATTGAAAATCCAGACAAGAAAATTTACGGAATCCAATTCCACCCTGAGGTTCGTCACTCTGTTCACGGTTATGATATCTTGCGTAACTTTGCCTTGAACATCTGTGGGGCTAAAGGTGATTGGACCATGGACAACTTCATTGACATGCAGATCAAAAAAATCCGTGAAACCGTCGGAGACAAACGTGTTCTTCTTGGTCTTTCAGGTGGTGTTGACTCTTCCGTTGTTGGGGTTCTCCTTCAAAAAGCCATCGGCGATCAATTGATCTGTATCTTTGTAGACCACGGTCTTCTTCGTAAAGGCGAAGCCGATCAAGTGATGGATATGCTTGGTGGTAAGTTTGGTTTGAACATCGTTAAAGCAGATGCTGCAAAACGTTTCCTTGATAAGTTAGCTGGTGTATCTGATCCTGAGAAAAAACGGAAGATCATCGGTAACGAGTTTGTTTATGTCTTTGATGACGAAGCAAGTAAACTCAAAGATGTGAAATTCTTGGCACAAGGAACTCTCTATACAGACGTAATCGAGTCAGGTACGGATACTGCTCAAACCATCAAGTCTCACCACAACGTTGGTGGACTTCCAGAGGATATGCAGTTCGAACTGATTGAACCACTCAACACTCTTTACAAAGATGAGGTTCGTGCTCTTGGTACTGAGCTTGGTATGCCAGACCACATCGTATGGCGCCAACCATTCCCAGGACCAGGTCTTGCTATCCGTGTCATGGGTGAAATCACTGAAGAAAAACTTGAAACAGTCCGTGAATCAGATGCTATCCTTCGTGAAGAAATCGCCAAAGCTGGTCTTGACCGCGATATCTGGCAATACTTCACTGTCAACACAGGCGTTCGTTCTGTTGGGGTTATGGGTGATGGCCGTACCTACGACTACACTATCGCTATCCGCGCTATCACTTCTATCGATGGAATGACAGCAGACTTTGCGAAGATTCCATGGGAAGTCCTCCAAAAAATCTCAGTCCGTATCGTAAACGAAGTTGACCACGTCAACCGCATCGTCTACGATATCACAAGTAAACCACCTGCAACTGTAGAGTGGGAATAA
- a CDS encoding GntR family transcriptional regulator — translation MIPAYIQIHDQIKSEIDQKIWKIGERLPSERDLAEKFQVSRMTLRQAITLLVEEGVLERRVGSGTFITSTRVQEKMRGTTSFTEIMKSQGKEPSSQVISYRKTIPSLQEVDKLGIDKTETIIRMERVRYADGIPVVYEVASIPEKFIKNFNREEVTSHFFQTLERHGYKIGKSHQTIYARLAKDKIAEYLQISKGQAILGLTQVSYFEDGTAFEYVKSQYVGERFEFYLENN, via the coding sequence ATGATTCCAGCTTACATTCAAATCCATGATCAGATTAAGTCTGAGATTGATCAAAAAATATGGAAAATCGGGGAGCGTCTTCCCAGCGAACGCGATCTAGCTGAGAAATTTCAAGTGAGTCGGATGACGCTTCGTCAGGCCATTACCCTTCTGGTTGAAGAAGGAGTGCTTGAAAGACGAGTAGGAAGTGGCACATTTATCACTAGCACGCGCGTCCAAGAAAAAATGCGAGGCACAACCAGTTTTACAGAAATTATGAAATCGCAAGGCAAGGAACCTTCTAGCCAAGTGATTTCTTACCGTAAAACTATTCCTAGCCTCCAAGAAGTGGACAAATTGGGCATTGATAAGACAGAAACCATCATTCGGATGGAGCGGGTCCGGTATGCCGATGGGATCCCTGTTGTTTATGAAGTGGCCTCTATTCCAGAGAAATTTATTAAGAATTTCAATCGTGAAGAGGTTACCAGCCATTTCTTCCAAACCTTGGAGCGTCATGGCTATAAGATTGGGAAGTCGCACCAGACCATCTATGCGCGATTGGCCAAGGATAAGATTGCGGAGTACTTACAGATTTCAAAAGGGCAGGCTATTTTAGGTCTGACACAGGTTTCCTATTTTGAAGATGGGACGGCTTTTGAGTATGTAAAAAGTCAGTATGTCGGCGAGCGCTTCGAATTTTATTTAGAAAATAACTAA
- a CDS encoding glycosyltransferase, whose translation MKKIKIDVVAVPLSGHLYPTLNLVKPLLDDPTMEIRVFTGPQKKAVAESLGFTVVPILEDKVEEFERVANNDKKYNLFSAYRQLSRSLDLINHVSDQLLEEWRVNRPDIVIADFITLSAGFVAEELEIPWITTMATQFAIETPYGPPCFFGGMGIARTKKEEKIQALCRKLTRIGKYCGAFLLRKRLKRYNFKLYNQNGVETIYSPYAIFGIGMMELELKTHFPHQYAWLGPLGTSLEKAEDYPLDISSYEDKTKVLVTCGTQLPWAKENLLEQTKQLAKEHPECHFFVTLGDGAKDFSEEDVAPNVTLVSYLPYKEYIPQMDYVIHHGGAGIFYQCIEFKKPALILPHDYDQFDYAIRGVEAGIAFQAHRNRTEEIQAGFNALLEKESWEKLERLNKLSKTYKPLDTLEFEIQRLLRRGTDGKL comes from the coding sequence ATGAAAAAAATTAAAATCGATGTGGTAGCTGTTCCCTTGAGTGGGCATCTGTACCCAACTTTAAATCTCGTTAAACCCTTATTAGATGATCCAACTATGGAAATCCGAGTTTTCACGGGTCCTCAGAAAAAAGCCGTCGCAGAAAGTCTCGGCTTCACGGTCGTTCCGATTCTAGAGGACAAAGTAGAAGAATTTGAACGTGTGGCTAATAACGATAAAAAATACAATCTCTTTTCAGCTTATCGGCAATTGTCTAGGAGTCTTGATTTGATTAATCATGTATCGGATCAATTGCTAGAGGAGTGGCGTGTCAACCGTCCAGATATTGTCATTGCTGACTTTATCACTCTATCAGCAGGCTTTGTGGCAGAAGAGTTGGAAATTCCTTGGATTACCACCATGGCAACCCAATTTGCAATCGAAACTCCTTATGGTCCTCCTTGCTTCTTCGGAGGGATGGGAATCGCGCGCACGAAGAAGGAAGAGAAGATCCAAGCACTATGCCGTAAACTCACGCGCATTGGAAAATACTGTGGGGCTTTCCTCTTACGCAAACGCTTAAAACGTTACAATTTCAAGTTGTACAATCAAAATGGAGTGGAGACCATCTACTCTCCTTATGCCATCTTTGGAATTGGTATGATGGAGCTAGAGTTGAAGACACATTTCCCTCATCAATATGCGTGGCTTGGCCCTTTGGGGACTTCTCTTGAAAAAGCAGAAGATTATCCTTTAGACATCAGTTCTTACGAGGACAAGACGAAGGTACTCGTGACATGTGGAACCCAGTTGCCTTGGGCAAAGGAGAATTTGCTAGAACAAACCAAGCAGTTGGCCAAAGAGCATCCAGAATGTCACTTTTTCGTCACCTTAGGAGATGGGGCAAAAGACTTTTCTGAAGAAGATGTAGCACCAAATGTGACGCTCGTCTCTTATCTGCCTTACAAAGAATATATTCCGCAGATGGACTATGTCATTCACCATGGAGGAGCTGGAATCTTTTATCAGTGTATCGAATTTAAAAAACCAGCCTTGATCTTGCCACATGATTATGACCAATTTGACTATGCGATTCGAGGAGTAGAAGCAGGAATTGCCTTTCAAGCTCATCGCAATCGCACCGAAGAGATTCAAGCAGGTTTTAATGCCCTATTAGAAAAAGAATCTTGGGAAAAGTTAGAAAGACTAAACAAACTTTCAAAAACCTACAAGCCGTTGGATACCTTGGAGTTTGAAATTCAACGATTATTAAGACGTGGAACGGATGGGAAACTATGA
- a CDS encoding NAD-dependent epimerase/dehydratase family protein: protein MKILVTGATGFLGKYVIDELLAHDYTIVAFGRNEKNGKALENDRVQFIKGDLSSIEELRQAFQSVDAVVHAGALSSAWGPWKAFYQANVVGTKNVLELCREYAVKRLVYVSSPSIYAAGKDQLNIKESDAPKENHLNNYIRSKLASEKLFSDYSDVPSIILRPRGLFGVGDTSILPRVLRLSRKIGIPLIRGGEQLMDMTCVENVALAIRLALEAKEAHGQVYNITNGEPKTFKYLIETTLKGLGEPIRYRKIPAGLVAGAAYSLEGVYRLFHLKTEPPLTRYTYYLLRYSQTLDIQKAQTELGYYPKMTIEEGIDNYVHHDQAH from the coding sequence ATGAAAATACTTGTAACAGGTGCGACTGGCTTCCTTGGAAAATATGTGATCGATGAGTTGTTGGCTCACGATTATACCATTGTAGCTTTTGGCCGAAACGAAAAAAATGGGAAAGCTCTGGAAAATGATCGCGTCCAATTTATCAAAGGGGATTTGAGCTCTATTGAGGAATTAAGACAAGCCTTTCAGTCTGTTGATGCTGTTGTTCATGCAGGAGCTTTATCTTCCGCCTGGGGACCTTGGAAGGCCTTCTATCAGGCGAATGTAGTTGGTACTAAAAATGTCCTTGAATTGTGTCGTGAATATGCGGTAAAACGCTTGGTTTACGTTTCTTCTCCTAGTATTTACGCAGCTGGAAAAGATCAATTAAACATCAAGGAAAGTGATGCTCCAAAAGAAAATCACCTCAACAATTACATCCGAAGTAAATTGGCGTCTGAAAAACTTTTTTCTGACTATTCAGATGTGCCAAGTATCATCTTGCGTCCTAGAGGATTATTTGGTGTGGGGGATACCAGTATTTTGCCTCGTGTCTTACGCCTCAGTCGAAAAATTGGAATTCCTTTGATTCGAGGAGGAGAGCAGCTCATGGATATGACCTGTGTGGAAAATGTTGCCCTAGCCATTCGCTTGGCTCTGGAAGCAAAAGAAGCACACGGGCAGGTTTATAATATTACAAATGGGGAACCAAAGACCTTTAAGTATTTGATCGAAACCACACTAAAGGGATTGGGAGAGCCGATTCGCTATCGGAAAATTCCGGCAGGTCTTGTAGCAGGTGCGGCCTATAGCCTTGAAGGAGTGTATCGATTATTCCATCTGAAAACTGAACCTCCATTGACTCGCTATACCTATTATCTCCTTCGATATAGCCAAACCCTCGATATTCAAAAGGCCCAAACCGAACTTGGCTACTATCCAAAAATGACCATTGAAGAAGGGATTGACAACTATGTCCACCATGATCAAGCGCATTGA
- a CDS encoding MBL fold metallo-hydrolase has product MSTMIKRIDYFPAGYCSSHSGLLFKGIPNEKMQFPASVFLIHHREKGYILYDTGYHYEIKEKARYFWYRLATPMQMKKEDQIDYLLQERGIDPAEITYVILSHLHPDHLGGAALFPNAHFFVSQEVYEVYQKPKFKDLIFKEFLPDDFKDRVTCLKADQRHPAFPYRPTADLFGDGSILVSSIDGHARGQGCLYLDELKLFIGADLSWGVDLLPFTRQMRLIPSLVQDDKKAYLKGADLMETLLQDGIQVVVSHDPQERIERILNEKNSLSKNLY; this is encoded by the coding sequence ATGTCCACCATGATCAAGCGCATTGATTATTTTCCAGCAGGCTATTGCAGTAGTCATTCCGGTCTCTTATTCAAAGGGATTCCGAATGAAAAAATGCAATTTCCAGCAAGTGTCTTTTTGATTCACCACCGTGAAAAAGGCTATATTTTGTACGATACCGGTTATCACTACGAGATTAAGGAAAAAGCTCGGTATTTTTGGTACCGTCTAGCCACCCCAATGCAGATGAAAAAAGAAGACCAGATCGATTATTTATTGCAAGAGCGTGGGATTGATCCAGCAGAAATTACTTATGTGATTCTTTCTCATTTGCACCCTGATCATCTCGGTGGAGCAGCCCTTTTTCCAAATGCTCATTTCTTTGTCAGTCAGGAAGTCTATGAGGTGTACCAAAAACCGAAATTTAAAGATCTAATTTTTAAAGAGTTTTTGCCAGATGATTTCAAAGATCGGGTAACTTGTCTCAAAGCAGATCAAAGGCATCCTGCTTTCCCCTATCGCCCGACCGCGGATCTTTTTGGAGATGGGAGCATCCTTGTTTCGTCCATCGATGGACATGCGAGAGGGCAAGGTTGTCTTTATCTGGATGAGCTCAAGCTCTTTATTGGGGCGGATCTTTCTTGGGGAGTAGACCTCTTGCCTTTCACACGGCAAATGCGTCTCATTCCTTCCTTGGTTCAGGATGATAAGAAGGCTTATTTAAAAGGAGCTGATTTGATGGAAACACTCTTGCAAGATGGTATTCAAGTTGTGGTTAGCCACGACCCGCAAGAACGGATTGAAAGGATTTTAAATGAAAAAAACAGTCTTTCTAAAAACCTTTATTGA